The Microvirga thermotolerans sequence CGGAAATCATCGTGATCAGCAACAATGGCCAGGCCACCGATCTGGCGCAGTTCACGTCTCTCGGCGTGGATCCGACACGGAAATCGACGCTAATCGTCAAATCGATGCAGCATTTCCGGGCCGCCTTCGAGCCCATTGCGCGGGAGGTCCTCGAGGTTGACTCCGGAGCCCTCTCCACGCGCAACTTCAAGGAACGCCCATACAAAAAGATTCGTCGGCCGATCTGGCCGCTCGATCCGATCTGAATTTGCCGGAACGGACCCGCGCCGGCCGGACCGAGGCTCGTCAGTCGACGGGCTCTGTGATGAGGAGGAAGGAAACGTGCAGATGCAGGCAGATATTGTTCTGCGTAACGGGCCGATCTGGTGCGGTCGCCAGGAAGGTGTCGTAGAAGCTCTCGCCATATGGCAGGGACGCGTGCTCGCAGCGGGCGCCGACCGGGAGGTGTCGACCCTGGTCGGCCCCTCCACGCGAATTATCGACCTCGACGGAAGGCTTGCCACGCCCGGGCTCAACGATTCCCATCTCCATCTCATTTCGCTCGGGCTCATGATGGACTGGGTGGACGCGAAGCCGACGACGGTCTCGACCCTCGACGGGCTGCTCTCGAGCATCCGGGAGCGGGCATCGAGATCCCGTCCGGGAGAGTGGATCCTCGCACGCGGCTACGACCAGACGAAGCTCGACGTACAAAGGCACCCGCACAGAAGCGAGCTCGACAGGGCGGCACCGGACAATCCTGTGATGCTGGTGCGAACCTGCGGCCACGTCTCCATCTGCAACTCGAGGGCTCTGCAGCTTGCAGGGATCGACGAATCCTCGGCCAGTCCGCCCGGCGGGCTTATCGAGCAGCAGAACGGACGTCTGACCGGCCTTCTCGCGGAGAACGCACGCGCTCCCGTCTGGGCGGTCATTCCATCTCCCGACGAGGAACAGCTCGTCGCCGCGATCGAGCGCGGCGGACGGCATCTGCTCTCCTATGGCATCACGAGCTGCATGGACGCGGCAGTCGGCCAGCGCGGCGGGTTCGGCGAGATCTCGGCCTATCATCGTGCGAAACGGGAAGGGCGGCTGCCCGTCAGAACCTGGCTCACCTTGCTCGGCGATCCGGACCGTTCCATCGTGCCGCAATGCTACGAGGCGGGCCTGATCACGGGCACCGGCGACGACATGCTGATGATCGGTGCGGTGAAGCTCTTCCTCGACGGTTCGGCCGGCGGACGCACGGCCTGGATGTCGCGCCCCTATCTGGGCGAGGATCGCACGACCGGCGTTCAAATGATGCCGGACGAGACCGTCAACGAACTCGTCATGGACGCGCACGTCAAGGGCTATCAGCTTGCCTGCCATGCGATCGGCGACGCGGCCATCGAACAGCTGATCGCGGCCTACGAGCGGGCGCTCGAGGCCCATCCCGATCCCGACCGCCGCCACCGGATCGAGCATTCCGGCTTCTCGACTCCCGAGCAGCACGCGCGCATGGTCGCCGCCGGGATCTATCCGTGCCCGCAGCAGGTGTTCATCTACGACTTCGGCGACGCCTACATCTCGGTCCTCGGGGAGGAACGTGCCCTGGGAAGCTACCCGTTCAAGACCTGGATGGATCTGGGGCTCAAGCCGGCAACGGGCAGCGACGCGCCGGTATGCGAGCCGAATCCTTTCCCGAACTTCTACGCCATGCTGACGCGCAAGACATGGAAGGGCACGCTCATGGATGTGAGCGAGCGCGTGTCGATCGAGGAAGCGCTTCAGGCCTACACGGAGTTCGGGGCCTTTTCCCAGAAGCTGGAACACGTCAAGGGACGTCTCGTTCCAGGGCAACTCGCCGATGTCGCCGTCTTCTCGCGCAACCTGCTGACGGCAAGCGCGGACGACATTCTTGACAACACTCGCTGCGATCTTACGATCCGAGGAGGTGCGATCGTTCACGACCGTCATGGCGTGGCTTAAAATAAAGAGGGACGCGCCTGAACAGCCATCGGCACTCACGCAAGGGGTGCTCGAAGTGCACGGAACCGGCACGAGATCGAACCCGTGCGCGACCAATCATCTGGAGGACCACCGTGCTGAAGAAACTCGCCATCACAACGGCAATCGCCCTGGTCATGGGCGGTGTCGCCGAGGCGCAGACGCCCCGCAAGGGCGGAACGATCCGTTTCACCGCGCCTTACGGATCGAGCTTCGCCAATCTCGACATCCACACCTCGAACCGTGCGCAGGACGAGATCTGGGCAAAGGCTATCCATCGCTCCCTCTACAACTGGGATGCGGCGGCCGGGAAGCCGGTGCTCGAGCTCGCGAAGTCGGTGGACGTCTCGGCCGACGGCCTGACCTACACGTTCAAGCTGCGAGACGATGCTTATTTCCATAACGGGCGCAGGCTGAAGGCAGACGACGTCATCTGGACCTACAATCACATCATGGACGGGACCAAGGCCTATCCGGGCGCCCGTTACGTGCGCATGATCAAGGGTGCGGTCGATGTGGAGAAGGGCCAGGCGAAGACGATCTCCGGCCTGAGGAAGATCGACGACGACACCTTCGAGATGACTCTCACCGAGAAGGTCGAGCCGGGCTTCTACTTCTGGACCGCCACGACGTCGATCTACCCGGCCGAGGAAGCGCAGAAGGAATCCTTCACCACGAACCCGATCGGCCTGGGCCCCTACAAGCTTGCCGAGTATGTCCCCGGCTCCCGTCTGGTCGCCGAACGGTGGGACAAGTTCTACAAGGCCGGCAAGCCTTATGCGGACAAGGTCTCCATCATGATCATGGGCGAGGCTTCGGCCCGCGACGTGGCCTTCCGCAACAAGGAGATCGATGCCTCCATTCTCGGCCCTGCCCAGTATGTCGCCTACAAGAGCGATCCGGATCTGTCGAAAGGCCTTCTGGAAGTTGCGGAGGTCTACACCCGTGTCATGGGCTTGAACCCCGAATTCAAGCCTTTTGCGGACAGGCGCGTGCGACAGGCCATCAATCATGCCATCGACGCGGACCTCATCATCAAGAAACTTGTGAAGGACAAAGCTTATCGCGCGACGAGCTGGCTCCCCCCCACCTCGCCCGGCTTCGACAAGTCGGTGAAGCCTTATTCCTACGATCCGGAGAAGGCGAAGAAGCTCCTGGCCGAGGCAGGTTATCCCAACGGCTTCGAATTCGAGTGGACGGCCACGTCCAACGAGAGCTGGGGCATTCCCATCGTCGAGGCCGTCATCCCGATGCTCGAGAAGGTCGGAATCAAGGTCAAGATCAAGCCCGTTGAGGGGTCGGTCCTGTCCGAAGTGGTCCGCAAGGGCGAGTACCAGGCGTTCATCTGGTCGCTCTCGACGGGTCCCGATCCGCAGGCGGCCCTGAAGTGCTTCCACTCGAAGATTCCGCAATCGGCCTGCAACTACACCCTCTTTAAGAACGAACAGGTGGACAAGCTCCTGGACGAAGCCGGAGAGACCGGCGACCCGGCCAAGAAGGAGGAGAACCTCAAGAAGGTCAACAACATCATCTTCGAGGAAGCGCCCTACTGGTTCTTCAACTACAACAAGGCCGTCATGGCGCACCAGCCCTGGCTCAAGGGGCTCCAGGCCAATGCGACGGAACTCGCCATCCAGAACTACGAGGAAATGTGGGTCGACGAGTCGTCGCCGGCAGCCAAGTGATCCTCTAGTCCTCCACTCGCGACAAGTCCTGGTTCTTCTCCCGACAGGAGAAGAACCAGGCATGGTTCCCCTGAATGGCAGCTTTCCTTTTTCGGCGCCTTCTGCAAACGGTCCCGATCCTGCTCGCGGTCGCGCTGATCATCTTCGTGCTTTTCAGCGTCATCCCCGGCACGTTCGCCTCGAGCATGAGCGACGACGGCCGCAGCGTGATCGATGTGGCGGTCATGGAGCGCATGAACAAGGAGTTCGGCTTCGGCGACCCGGTCTACGTGCGTTTCGGGAAATACGTATCGCAGCTTGTGCAGTTCGACCTCGGCACCTCGTTCCGCACCCGCCAACCCGTCGCCAAGGTCCTGGCCGAGCGCATGTGGCCGACCTTCATTCTCACCGTCGCCTCGATGCTCTTCGCCATAGCGGTCGGCGTCCCGCTCGGCTTCGTTGCGGCATTGCGACCGGGAAGCCTGATCGACACCCTCTCGATGGTCGGCGCCGTCTCCGGCCTGTCGCTGCCCAAGTTCTGGCTCGGGCTGATGCTGATGTACCTGTTCGCTCTCGTCCTCGGATGGCTGCCGAGCTTCGGCTACGGGGACGGAAGCCTGCGCCATCTCGTTCTCCCTTCAGTGGCTCTCGGGGTCGCTCCCATGGCTCTCCTCGCGCGGACCACGCGGGCCGCCGTGCTCGAGATCATGAACGCCGATTTCGTGCGCACCGCGCGCGCCAAGGGCATGAGCGAGAGCAAGGTGGTCCGCTGGCACCTGGCGCGAAACGCCCTGGTCATCATCCTGACGACCATCGGCCTGCAGTTCGGGACCGTCATCGGACAGGCGGTCGTCGTCGAGAAACTGTTCTCCTGGCCCGGGCTCGGGTCGCTCCTCGTGGACAGCGTCACCCTGCGCGACATCCCTGTGGTCCAGGGGGCGATTCTTCTGATCGTCCTTTCATTTCTCGTCATCAACACGCTGGTGGACGTCCTCTGTGCCGTCATCGACCCGCGCATCAAGTATACATGAGAGCGAAGGATGAAGATCAGAGCCAATCTGCTGATCGGAGGCATTCTGTTCGCAACAGTCGTGCTGACGGGACTGTTCGCTCCCCTGCTGGCCCATACGGATCCCGTCATGGATGCCAACCTCATGAACGCGGAGGAGCCACCCGGGGCGAAGTTCTGGTTCGGCACCGATGCGCAGGGTCGCGACATCTACAGCCGGGTTCTCTACGGCGCGCGGATCTCCCTCACCGTCGGCATCGTTTCCCAACTCATCAACACCGTCATCGGGGTGTGCCTCGGCCTGTCTGCAGGCTACTGGGGCGGCTGGTGGGACGACTTCGTCAACGGCCTGACGAACCTCATGCTGGCGATCCCTTCCCTCATCTTCGCCCTCGCCATCATGGCCATCCTCAATCCTGGCCTCACGAGCCTCCTCATCGCGCTCGGCCTGACGAACTGGTCGTTCACATGCCGGCTTGCCCGCGCCTCCGCGCTCTCCCTCAAGAGCCAGGGCTACGTGCAGGCTGCCAAGGTCCTCGGCTACAGCGACATCAGGATCATGCTCACTCAGCTCCTGCCCAACATGCTGGGGCCCATCATCGTCATCGGCACGCTCGGCATGGGCGGCGCCGTGCTTGCCGAGGCTTCCCTCTCGTTCCTGGGTCTCGGCATCCGTCCGCCCTTTCCCAGCTGGGGCAGCATGCTTTCCGACGCGCGCGACCAGATCACGACGGCGCCTTGGATCTCGATCTTTCCGGGGCTGGCGATCTTCGTCACCGTCCTCGGACTGAACCTCCTCGGCGACGGTCTCCGCGACATCCTCGATCCGCAGTCCAGGACACGCCGCATATGATGGGGGAGCCGCTTCTCGAAGTCAGGGATCTTCGGATCGGTCTCGCGGTGGGAGACACTCTCTTCGATGCCGTCGAGGATGTTTCCTTCACCATCGGCAGAGGCGAGACCCTCGGTCTGGTCGGTGAATCCGGTTGCGGCAAGAGCATCACGGCGCTTGCGCTGATCGGCTTGCTGCGCCCGCCGCTTGCCGTCACGGGCGGCGGGATCCGCTTCGATGGGCGCGATCTTCGCTCCTTACCCGCCGGGGAGATCCGCAAGCTCAGAGGCAGCCGGATATCGATGATCTTTCAGGAGCCGATGACGGCCCTCAATCCGCTCTCCCCCGTCGGTCGGCAGATCGCGGAGATGTTCGTCCTGCACAGGGGGGCGACATGGAAGGAGGCCGAGCGGCTGGCCATCGAGGCGCTTGCGAGCGTGCGCGTCCCGGCACCCGACCGGCGCGTCAAAGACTATCCTCATCAGATGTCCGGCGGCATGCGGCAGCGGGCGATGATCGCCATTGCCCTCGCCTGCGGTCCCGACCTTCTCCTGGCAGACGAGCCGACGACGGCGCTGGACGTGACGGTGCAGGCCGAGATTCTCGCGCTCATCCGCGATCTGTCCGCTGCCAAGGGAACTGCGGTTCTGATGATCAGCCACGATCTGGGGTTGATCGCAAACATGTGTCGCCGGGTCGGTGTCATGTATGCCGGCCGCCTTGTGGAGGAGCGGGCGGCAAAGGACATCTTCCGGTCTCCTCGCCATCCTTATACCAAAGGGCTCGTGGCCTCACTGCCGCTCCTCGGCGCCCGGTCGCGGCATGGACGCAAGCGCCTTCAGGAGATCGAAGGCGTCGTGCCTCCAGTCTCCAGCTTCCCTCGCGGCTGCCGTTTCAACCCGAGGTGCCATGCGGCGACCGCCCTCTGCCGTACGGAGGATCCGGGCATCGCGCCATTGGAACATGGCGGATTTGTACGGTGCCACCACCATGAGTGAACCGGCGAACGATCCGATCCTGAAGGTCGAAGACCTGGCGGTGCATTTTCCCGTCGGAGGGCGGCTGTTCGGAGGAAGTCGCAGATTCGTGCACGCCGTCGATGGCGTCGACCTCGAGTTGAAGAAGGGAGAATGCCTCGGGCTCGTGGGAGAATCGGGATGCGGCAAGTCGACCCTGGCTCTCTCCATCCTGGGGCTGCAGGCGCCGACGCGGGGGCGGATTCTCATAGAGGGGCGCGACATATCCAATGACGGGGGAAACCGGATGGACCGTGCACGCATGGCCCAAATGGTCTTTCAGGATCCCTACTCGTCGCTCAATCCTCGGCAGACGATCCGGACGACTCTCGAAGCTCCCCTGCGCCTCCATGGAGTTACTGCCAGGAGCGAGATCGAGGACAGAATCGCAGACATGCTCCGCCGCGTCGGTCTCCGCCCCGATGTGGCGAAGCGCTACCCGCACGAGTTCTCGGGCGGCCAGCGCCAAAGGATCGGCATCGCGCGGGCCTTGATCCTTAAGCCTCGGATCGTCGTTCTCGACGAACCGGTTTCCGCGCTCGATGTTTCCATCCGCGCACAGATCATCAACCTTCTTCTGGAGTTGAAGGAGACCTTCAACCTCTCCTACATCATGATCAGCCATGACCTTGGAGTGGTCGAGCACATGAGCGACAGGGTCGCCGTCATGTATCTCGGCCGCATCGTGGAGACGGGGGGATGGGAGACGATTTTCACAGAGCCCCGCCATCCCTACACCCGCGCTCTGATCGAAGCGATCCCGGATCCTTTCAGACACGGACTGAGCACGAAGATCACCGGAGAGATCCCAAACCCGCTCGATCCACCCACCGGCTGCAGTTTCCATCCCCGCTGCCCGGAAGCGCGGGACATCTGCCGGGCTCCGCCCATTCCGGACTTGGAGCAGATCGGCCCCGGCCATCTCGCCCGCTGTCGTCGCGTCTTCGACATTCCAAGCTGGACGCCTCCCGCATTCTGAGAACGCCACGCGTGCGATCGATCCGAATGATCCCCGCGCAGAGCACCTTCAACGTACGGACGCTCCGAGCCGGCCCCAATTCCCAACCGACAGGAAATATCCATGATGACGAACGTTCCTACCGTCCGCGTTCGCGTGCCTCGCAAGGGAGAGGTGCCGCATCTCGGCACGCTCTCGATTGAGGATTGGACCACGCCGTGCACCGTGGGCACCGGCGGTCTGATCCAGGCCTCTCTCAAGCGTGAAGGCGACAAGCGTACCCCGGTCGGCACCTTTCCCCTCAGGTATGGCCTTTACGACGCTGCGGCTCGCCCCGGTTTCGCGCGCGATCTTGCCTTTCCCTTCGCTCCCATGTCGCCGGAGATGATCTGGGAGGAAGAGGGCGAAAACTACAACCGCCTCGTCTTCGCCACCGATGGCGAGCGTCTCGGCGACAGCCTGATGAGGCAGCGCGACGAGCCGCTCTTCGAGGTGATCGTCCCGATCGGCTTCAACGACTCCGTTCCGGAGCCCGGTCGCGGCAGCGCTCTGTTCATTCATGCGGCACGGGCCGACATGAGCGGCACCGCCGGATGCATCGGTGTTCCAGCGGACAGGCTTGAGGAATTCGCACGCCGCCTTCGTCCGGGAATGGTGATCGACATCGGATATGACGATGCCGATGGGCGTCCCGTCTGCGACGAAACGACTCCGCTCGAAGTGGTGCAGTTCGTCGGCCTCGAGCGTGGGCCGAAGCTGATCGTCATGGGTGCCGTTCACGGCAACGAGATCTGCGGGCCCGAGGCAATCCTGAAGGCAATCGCCGACTGTCGCGCAGGGCGCCTCTCGATCCGCCGGGGTACCGTGACATTCGTCCCCGTCGCCAACATGAAGGCTTACCGCCAGGGAACGCGGGAAGGCGACCGGAATCTCAACCGCGACCTGCGGGAGAAGACCATTCCGACCGACTATGAGGACAAGGTCGGGAACCGCATCTGCGCCTTGCTGCGCGAGCATGACGTTCTGCTGGACATCCATTCATTCCGAGGAGAAGGAGTGCCGTTCGTATTCGCCGGCCCCTCGGACAACACCGGTCTCGTGGAGCCCTTCGGACTGTCGGCCCAAGAGGGACAGTTCGCAGCAAGGCTTGGGACTCCGGTCGTCATTCATGGATGGCTTGAGGTTTACGCCCGCTTTCTGGAGGAGCGCGCCCGGCTCGGCTTTCAGAGCAAGGCGGCCTCCGAAGGGGTGGGAACGACGGAGTACATGCGGTTTTCCGGTGGCTACGGCGTCACGTTGGAATGCGGGACGCATGAGGATCCTGCGGCTGTCGGCGTAGGCTATCGCGCGATCCTCAATGCGCTCGCCATTCTCGGCATCATCGACGCCCCCATGCCGCCCGTTGCCCTGGAGAGGGCCATTCGGATCGTCGATGTCGTCCTCTGCCGAGAGGAAGGCGACCGGCTCGAAGGCGCCTGGAGAACCGGCGATGCGGTCCCGCAAGGCGCGGTCATTGCCCGGCGGGCCGACGGCGAGCCTGTTACGGCGCCCGCTGCAGGCTATATCGTCTTTCCCAACGCCAAGGCCGTTCCGGGCGATGGCATCTGCTACTTTGGAATCGACAGCGCCCGCAGGTTCTAAGGGCACCGGACCCGAAAGTGGATCTCGGTTCCTGGGATCGCTCCGATCCTCTCTTTGGAAAAGTGCCTCGTCGAATGCGAGAACAGGGCCCGCTTTTCGCCGACGCGGACCTTGGGTTCCGCACAATGCATCAGGAGACGATCTCGATTGTGAGCCTGATGGAATCCGCAGGAACGCCCATGGTTGCGGCAATCTTGAACCGCGCCTCGTCCAGAGCCTCCTGAACGGCGAACTGCGTAATGAAGGAAGGATCCTCCAGTTCGGGAAGGCCGCCCATAGGAGAACTCGCGGCCGTCGATCCAGATCCGTGCTCGCGGGACCGAGCTGCGAGGAACATGATCCCATAATCCTGCCCCTGGGACCATGCCACCTGCGCCCGCACCGTCAGCCGATCCGGGATCACGAAGTCGAATTCGGGAGGCAGTTCTGCAGCCGTGGGCAGTGTCAGGCGCGCACCGGTGTCCGAAAGATCGGTAACGATGCAGGACATCGCTTCATGGGACGGATCGGCGATGATCCGTCCCTGAATTGCCAGTTGCATGCGCTTTCGCGACCGGCGTTGGTCGAGCCAGTAGACCATGGCGGATTTCCCTTCGTGCCGGTCTGCTTATCGACTGCGAAGCGCATTGGAATCAAGTCCTGCCGCCGCTCACCTCTGCTGAGGCCGCAAGGAACGGGCGAGTTCGCGAATGACGCTGTCCTCGATATCGAGATTCAACTCATCCCGCGACGGTCCTTCGGCCGGCCCTGGCTGCGCCGGCTTCTGGGCCGGCACATTTTGGGGGGCCGGCTGCTTCTCGACTGCGTTCCCGGGACGGCGGCGCGGCTCGGGAGCCTCCACGGGGCTCGACGGCTGCGCATAGGAAAACTGTCTGGACGAACTGAACCGGTTCTCCAGCGTATCCAGCAGACTGTTGAGCGCCGCGTTCGAAAGCGGAACATCCAATGCCGGCGGAAGTCCATTCAGCGCGATGGCGCGGTTCTGGTAGGCGACCTCCGCCGTCACCTCGGGCCCGAACCATGGCAGTGGCCGGAAATCCTTCGGCTCGTCGCTGTCGTCGAACTCCACGACGATGAGGTCGAGGGGGCCGGGGGTGACGAAGCGGTAGACCTGGATCTCGCGGGAGCCGATCGAGAGGTCGGTGCGAACGTAGTCGACCTTGCCGGGCGTGACATCCAGAAGCGCCTCCGCATGCGAGCGGGGGACCGCCGTGCGCTCCTCCATGGGCGCACCAGGCCCTCCCGTGATGAGGACGAGGCTGCCCTGATCCCCCTCGATGTGCACATATGAGCTGCGGTCCGCCTGATTGGGGAAATGGCCCTCCGTCACGCGCGTGCCGCCGCGCTCCTTTCGGATGAGGCGCGCCAAAGAGGAGGCCATGAGAAAACGTCTTGTCGAAACCATCTGGCGTACGCTCCGCGGCAAATACAGAAACTCTCCGACTTACCTAGAGTTCGAAGATTGAATCGGCAAATGGATTAAGCGCTCTCCCAAAGGAAAGCTAGCCATCAGGTTAATCCCAGAGACGCAGCCGCATGGTAGCAATTTTCTCCACCAGCAGCGATGCGCAACAAGGTTATAGGTACTGAGTTGCACGACAATGCGTGCCCCTCAGGGAAGCGCCGCTGCGCCGATATGCAGATCGTATCGAGGAGGATCGGAGTCTCGACGTGACGGCTCGGTCCGCTGCGGGATGACAGGCGAAGCCGCCCCTGAACAGGCCGGGCTGAAGAGGCTTCGCACGCGAAGGATGCGACACATCGAAAAGCGAAGGCAGGCGGGATGGGCGATAGAACCCCAACGGGTCGCGCCTATTGTTTGGGAGCAACAGTTGGGTGGAAGCGGCGAGGGATGGGGGTGGGGGCCGCCTTTGCCGTTGACGCAAGGACGGGCAACCGGCATTTATCAATAATCCTACTGATTCGGAGGGGCGACGCGGACCAACAAAGCACACGCGCTCACGATCCGTAGTAAAAAGTATAAGTTAAGAAGTAGTTGCCCAGGCGCTGACCGCCAGCAACTCGCGATCCTCATCGCGCGTACCTGCGTTCGACTACAACTTGATAGGCCGGGGGGCTTACATCATGTACATCGTCGTCGACGAACGACAGATGGTGACGGCTGCGTACGTCGCCGGGTTCCATCGGGAAGGCGTCTCCTCGCTCGGGCTCTACGCCGGCGAGTTCAAGGAATGGCTCAACGCCGCCTCCAGCGCCGACCTCGACGCCGTCCAGGGCTTCCTGCTCGGCGAGTTCCAGGAGCGCATCGCCTGCGCCGAAGCCATCCGCCGCCACTCCCGCGCCCCCATCATCGCCCTGAGCGAGATCCGCTCCCTCGAGCAGACCCTGGAGCTCTTCACCGCCAAGTTCGACGACGTGGTGCGCAAGCCCGTCCACGTGCGCGAGATCCTCGCCCGCTCCGAGGCGATCTGGCGGCGCGTCAACGCCGCCGCCCAGACCGCCCCGGCCGCGCCCGAGCGCCTGAAGGTGTACTTCGACGGGCGCGACCCGGAGATCGACGGCGTCAGCCTGCCCCTGCCCCGCCGCGAGCGGCACATTCTCGAGTACCTGGTGCGCAACCGCGGCCGCCGCCTGACCAAGACCCAGATCTTCAACGCCATCTACGGCATCTATTCCAACGACGTCGAGGAGAGCGTCATCGAGGGCCATGTCAGCAAGCTGCGCAAGAAGCTGCGCGCCCGCCTCGGATACGATCCCATCGAAGCCAAACGTTACATCGGATACACCTTCGTCGGCTGAACCAATACCCTCACCACAACATCCAGTACCAGCTCAAAAAATAAGCCGCGCTGCGCATGGCCTGAAGGTCCTTACGAGGTTAACATCAATTCGTCCGGTCCTGCAGCTGTCCGGATCGCTACTCAGCCCTGGAGTCCTCCGGTTCAATGTTGGGCGTAAGACAGATCCTTCCGGCCTCGGTCCAGCACGCGGGCGATTCCGAGGCAGGATCCCACGAGGGGACGCACCTCATTGCAACGAAGAACCGGTGGTCCCGAGTCGTTCTGATCTTCCCTAACCTCACGCCGGATGTCTGGTGCCAGTTCAGTTTCGAGATCGCCTGCGAAACGGACGACGCGGCGCGTCAGGAGCCCGATTACGCGACCGTGGGCATTGACTTTCAGGCTGGGGATGGATCGAGCATCGATTTCGCATCCGTTCCCGGCCTTGTGCGAGGGCAGATCGATCCCTTCCAGTTTCCGGTCGGTGGCCCTGGGCTCTGCGACGGGCATTCGAGCCAAAGTCACACGCGGAAGGTCAGAATCGCCTTTCTCGTTCCAGCTCCAGCGACACAGGCCCAAGTCACCATCCGCAGCTGGCGCAATACAAAGCCGTTCGTGGTCGGCAATCTGTCGCTGGTGCAGTTCGTCCAGGGAAACACCGAGCCCAATCCTGCAGGCGATGAACTCGCTGCCTCCGTCGCCGAGAGAAATGCCTCTCCCGATGCGCGGCGGAATTGGCCCATCCTGTCCACTAGCCCCCGCTGGTTTCAGTTTGGTCTCGTTCCCAGGCATAACCTCTTCGTTCGTGGCCAGCTCGTCGCAGAGAGCACATCCTCCGAGGGCACTCTCGTGCGTGTCGTCTATCGGGACGAGCAGGGCCACGAAATCCCACCTCC is a genomic window containing:
- a CDS encoding response regulator transcription factor; translated protein: MYIVVDERQMVTAAYVAGFHREGVSSLGLYAGEFKEWLNAASSADLDAVQGFLLGEFQERIACAEAIRRHSRAPIIALSEIRSLEQTLELFTAKFDDVVRKPVHVREILARSEAIWRRVNAAAQTAPAAPERLKVYFDGRDPEIDGVSLPLPRRERHILEYLVRNRGRRLTKTQIFNAIYGIYSNDVEESVIEGHVSKLRKKLRARLGYDPIEAKRYIGYTFVG
- a CDS encoding PilZ domain-containing protein translates to MVYWLDQRRSRKRMQLAIQGRIIADPSHEAMSCIVTDLSDTGARLTLPTAAELPPEFDFVIPDRLTVRAQVAWSQGQDYGIMFLAARSREHGSGSTAASSPMGGLPELEDPSFITQFAVQEALDEARFKIAATMGVPADSIRLTIEIVS